In Gossypium hirsutum isolate 1008001.06 chromosome D06, Gossypium_hirsutum_v2.1, whole genome shotgun sequence, one genomic interval encodes:
- the LOC107939521 gene encoding SHUGOSHIN 1 isoform X3, protein MENLTTLDTGTADVAGDKLKGEIKENRCSMGNMSRKGLTDISNLQQQPKLLNQGAKLLLQTASLGTKDYIDKLQQENMMLMKVLADRNKVIELSGIELQKLRINLEKFQQQNMVLAQANSQMLAELNSSKDRLKALKHELGCKNALLKAIKLELGTNKCGKVGESHDEEDGENKPCNMNGCGETGESLKGEDEENKPCNMTRKRQSYDLGPCNIKPVQGKEGVKNKSRMYAKRQSARHKTQAETTEYVIEVDDTKSFDSTCDDKVHESGPSDIKPVQAKEGIDNKRVCLKRQSARFKAQEPETTEYMCEVDTKSFAPICDDKVCKSGPSDSKSAQGNERGDSKRVLRRQSAKIRAQEPEMSVDVSDVDDVRCLFSSTSDDKVHESGQLSSDSSVKSEQEEGNTSMSTRSEAQELRRVSVGRPLRRAVEKVQSYKEMKLNVKMRREV, encoded by the exons ATGGAAAATTTAACAACACTCGACACTGGAACCGCCGACGTTGCAG GTGATAAATTGAAAGGGGAGATTAAGGAAAATAGATGCTCAATGGGTAATATGTCAAGGAAAGGGCTTACTGACATATCCAACTTACAGCAGCAACCTAAATTGTTAAACCAAGGTGCAAAGCTGCTGTTGCAAACTGCTTCACTCGGGACTAAAGATTACATTGACAAACTTCAACAG GAAAATATGATGCTGATGAAAGTTCTTGCAGATAGAAA TAAAGTCATTGAATTGAGTGGAATTGAGTTACAAAAGCTGAGAATCAATTTGGAGAAGTTTCAGCAACAGAACATGGTACTTGCCCAAGCAAACAGCCAGATGTTAGCG GAACTTAATTCAAGCAAAGATAGG TTAAAAGCCCTTAAGCATGAGCTGGGATGTAAAAATGCTCTGCTTAAAGCTATTAAATTGGAG CTAGGAACAAACAAGTGTGGCAAGGTAGGTGAATCACATGATGAAGAAGATGGCGAAAATAAACCTTGTAATATGAACGGGTGTGGCGAGACAGGTGAATCTCTTAAAGGAGAAGATGAAGAGAATAAACCGTGTAATATGACCAGAAAGAGACAATCGTACGATCTTG GTCCTTGTAATATTAAACCAGTCCAAGGCAAAGAGGGGGTCAAGAACAAAag CAGGATGTATGCAAAAAGGCAATCTGCTAGGCATAAAACCCAAGCAGAAACAACTGAATATGTAATTGAGGTAGATGATACAAAATCTTTTGATTCTACCTGTGATGATAAGGTCCATGAGAGTGGCCCTTCTGATATCAAACCAGTCCAAGCCAAGGAGGGGATTGACAACAAAAG GGTTTGTTTAAAAAGGCAATCTGCTAGGTTTAAAGCCCAAGAACCTGAAACTACTGAATATATGTGCGAGGTAGATACAAAATCTTTTGCTCCTATCTGTGATGATAAGGTGTGTAAAAGTGGCCCTTCTGATAGTAAATCCGCCCAAGGCAACGAAAGGGGTGACAGCAAAAG GGTCTTAAGAAGGCAATCTGCTAAGATTAGAGCACAAGAACCAGAAATGAGCGTAGATGTGTCTGACGTAGATGATGTGAGGTGTCTTTTTTCATCTACCAGTGATGATAAGGTGCATGAAAGTGGCCAACTATCTTCCGATTCATCGGTGAAAAGCGAACAGGAAGAAGGAAATACGAGTATGTCCACCAGAAGTGAAGCTCAAGAACTTAGAAGGGTGTCTGTGGGAAGGCCTTTACGCCGAGCAGTGGAGAAGGTCCAATCCTACAAGGAAATGAAGCTTAATGTGAAGATGCGCAGAGAAGTGTGA
- the LOC107939521 gene encoding SHUGOSHIN 2 isoform X1, whose product MENLTTLDTGTADVAGDKLKGEIKENRCSMGNMSRKGLTDISNLQQQPKLLNQGAKLLLQTASLGTKDYIDKLQQENMMLMKVLADRNKVIELSGIELQKLRINLEKFQQQNMVLAQANSQMLAELNSSKDRLKALKHELGCKNALLKAIKLELGTNKCGKVGESHDEEDGENKPCNMNGCGETGESLKGEDEENKPCNMTRKRQSYDLGPCNIKPVQGKEGVKNKSRMYAKRQSARHKTQAETTEYVIEVDDTKSFDSTCDDKVHESGPSDIKPVQAKEGIDNKRVCSRRQPARFKAQEPETTEYMFEVDDTKSFDSTRDDNVHGSGPSDIKPVQTKEGIDNKRVCLKRQSARFKAQEPETTEYMCEVDTKSFAPICDDKVCKSGPSDSKSAQGNERGDSKRVLRRQSAKIRAQEPEMSVDVSDVDDVRCLFSSTSDDKVHESGQLSSDSSVKSEQEEGNTSMSTRSEAQELRRVSVGRPLRRAVEKVQSYKEMKLNVKMRREV is encoded by the exons ATGGAAAATTTAACAACACTCGACACTGGAACCGCCGACGTTGCAG GTGATAAATTGAAAGGGGAGATTAAGGAAAATAGATGCTCAATGGGTAATATGTCAAGGAAAGGGCTTACTGACATATCCAACTTACAGCAGCAACCTAAATTGTTAAACCAAGGTGCAAAGCTGCTGTTGCAAACTGCTTCACTCGGGACTAAAGATTACATTGACAAACTTCAACAG GAAAATATGATGCTGATGAAAGTTCTTGCAGATAGAAA TAAAGTCATTGAATTGAGTGGAATTGAGTTACAAAAGCTGAGAATCAATTTGGAGAAGTTTCAGCAACAGAACATGGTACTTGCCCAAGCAAACAGCCAGATGTTAGCG GAACTTAATTCAAGCAAAGATAGG TTAAAAGCCCTTAAGCATGAGCTGGGATGTAAAAATGCTCTGCTTAAAGCTATTAAATTGGAG CTAGGAACAAACAAGTGTGGCAAGGTAGGTGAATCACATGATGAAGAAGATGGCGAAAATAAACCTTGTAATATGAACGGGTGTGGCGAGACAGGTGAATCTCTTAAAGGAGAAGATGAAGAGAATAAACCGTGTAATATGACCAGAAAGAGACAATCGTACGATCTTG GTCCTTGTAATATTAAACCAGTCCAAGGCAAAGAGGGGGTCAAGAACAAAag CAGGATGTATGCAAAAAGGCAATCTGCTAGGCATAAAACCCAAGCAGAAACAACTGAATATGTAATTGAGGTAGATGATACAAAATCTTTTGATTCTACCTGTGATGATAAGGTCCATGAGAGTGGCCCTTCTGATATCAAACCAGTCCAAGCCAAGGAGGGGATTGACAACAAAAG GGTTTGTTCAAGAAGGCAACCTGCTAGGTTTAAAGCCCAAGAACCTGAAACTACTGAATATATGTTCGAGGTAGATGATACAAAATCTTTTGATTCTACCCGTGATGATAACGTCCATGGGAGTGGCCCTTCTGATATCAAACCAGTCCAAACCAAGGAGGGGATTGACAACAAAAG GGTTTGTTTAAAAAGGCAATCTGCTAGGTTTAAAGCCCAAGAACCTGAAACTACTGAATATATGTGCGAGGTAGATACAAAATCTTTTGCTCCTATCTGTGATGATAAGGTGTGTAAAAGTGGCCCTTCTGATAGTAAATCCGCCCAAGGCAACGAAAGGGGTGACAGCAAAAG GGTCTTAAGAAGGCAATCTGCTAAGATTAGAGCACAAGAACCAGAAATGAGCGTAGATGTGTCTGACGTAGATGATGTGAGGTGTCTTTTTTCATCTACCAGTGATGATAAGGTGCATGAAAGTGGCCAACTATCTTCCGATTCATCGGTGAAAAGCGAACAGGAAGAAGGAAATACGAGTATGTCCACCAGAAGTGAAGCTCAAGAACTTAGAAGGGTGTCTGTGGGAAGGCCTTTACGCCGAGCAGTGGAGAAGGTCCAATCCTACAAGGAAATGAAGCTTAATGTGAAGATGCGCAGAGAAGTGTGA
- the LOC107939521 gene encoding SHUGOSHIN 2 isoform X2: protein MENLTTLDTGTADVAGDKLKGEIKENRCSMGNMSRKGLTDISNLQQQPKLLNQGAKLLLQTASLGTKDYIDKLQQENMMLMKVLADRNKVIELSGIELQKLRINLEKFQQQNMVLAQANSQMLAELNSSKDRLKALKHELGCKNALLKAIKLELGTNKCGKVGESHDEEDGENKPCNMNGCGETGESLKGEDEENKPCNMTRKRQSYDLGPCNIKPVQGKEGVKNKRMYAKRQSARHKTQAETTEYVIEVDDTKSFDSTCDDKVHESGPSDIKPVQAKEGIDNKRVCSRRQPARFKAQEPETTEYMFEVDDTKSFDSTRDDNVHGSGPSDIKPVQTKEGIDNKRVCLKRQSARFKAQEPETTEYMCEVDTKSFAPICDDKVCKSGPSDSKSAQGNERGDSKRVLRRQSAKIRAQEPEMSVDVSDVDDVRCLFSSTSDDKVHESGQLSSDSSVKSEQEEGNTSMSTRSEAQELRRVSVGRPLRRAVEKVQSYKEMKLNVKMRREV from the exons ATGGAAAATTTAACAACACTCGACACTGGAACCGCCGACGTTGCAG GTGATAAATTGAAAGGGGAGATTAAGGAAAATAGATGCTCAATGGGTAATATGTCAAGGAAAGGGCTTACTGACATATCCAACTTACAGCAGCAACCTAAATTGTTAAACCAAGGTGCAAAGCTGCTGTTGCAAACTGCTTCACTCGGGACTAAAGATTACATTGACAAACTTCAACAG GAAAATATGATGCTGATGAAAGTTCTTGCAGATAGAAA TAAAGTCATTGAATTGAGTGGAATTGAGTTACAAAAGCTGAGAATCAATTTGGAGAAGTTTCAGCAACAGAACATGGTACTTGCCCAAGCAAACAGCCAGATGTTAGCG GAACTTAATTCAAGCAAAGATAGG TTAAAAGCCCTTAAGCATGAGCTGGGATGTAAAAATGCTCTGCTTAAAGCTATTAAATTGGAG CTAGGAACAAACAAGTGTGGCAAGGTAGGTGAATCACATGATGAAGAAGATGGCGAAAATAAACCTTGTAATATGAACGGGTGTGGCGAGACAGGTGAATCTCTTAAAGGAGAAGATGAAGAGAATAAACCGTGTAATATGACCAGAAAGAGACAATCGTACGATCTTG GTCCTTGTAATATTAAACCAGTCCAAGGCAAAGAGGGGGTCAAGAACAAAag GATGTATGCAAAAAGGCAATCTGCTAGGCATAAAACCCAAGCAGAAACAACTGAATATGTAATTGAGGTAGATGATACAAAATCTTTTGATTCTACCTGTGATGATAAGGTCCATGAGAGTGGCCCTTCTGATATCAAACCAGTCCAAGCCAAGGAGGGGATTGACAACAAAAG GGTTTGTTCAAGAAGGCAACCTGCTAGGTTTAAAGCCCAAGAACCTGAAACTACTGAATATATGTTCGAGGTAGATGATACAAAATCTTTTGATTCTACCCGTGATGATAACGTCCATGGGAGTGGCCCTTCTGATATCAAACCAGTCCAAACCAAGGAGGGGATTGACAACAAAAG GGTTTGTTTAAAAAGGCAATCTGCTAGGTTTAAAGCCCAAGAACCTGAAACTACTGAATATATGTGCGAGGTAGATACAAAATCTTTTGCTCCTATCTGTGATGATAAGGTGTGTAAAAGTGGCCCTTCTGATAGTAAATCCGCCCAAGGCAACGAAAGGGGTGACAGCAAAAG GGTCTTAAGAAGGCAATCTGCTAAGATTAGAGCACAAGAACCAGAAATGAGCGTAGATGTGTCTGACGTAGATGATGTGAGGTGTCTTTTTTCATCTACCAGTGATGATAAGGTGCATGAAAGTGGCCAACTATCTTCCGATTCATCGGTGAAAAGCGAACAGGAAGAAGGAAATACGAGTATGTCCACCAGAAGTGAAGCTCAAGAACTTAGAAGGGTGTCTGTGGGAAGGCCTTTACGCCGAGCAGTGGAGAAGGTCCAATCCTACAAGGAAATGAAGCTTAATGTGAAGATGCGCAGAGAAGTGTGA